Sequence from the Rhodococcus jostii RHA1 genome:
AAACACAAGGGGCGGAGCCATGAGCTCCGCCCCTTGTGTTGGTGCGGAGCTGTGGCCTCCGCCCCCTGGTGTTGCCTACGCTCGTTTCGCGATCACAAGAAGAACCGCAAAGACGATGAGGACCAGTGCAACTGGTTCCATTTCCATACCCCCTATTCTCAGTCGATTGCGGGCACAACTCCGTTCACGACATGAGACAGTTCGGTCGGGGGTCAAGGAACGACCAACACCACTAGAATCATAAGCTTCCAAGGGCGCCCTTGGCGACGCTCTTTTGGCAGCTTTCCTAGACCCCATCCGAGGCGGCGATAGCTCTCCCGAGGGTGAGAGCGATTATCGACGCCTCCGTGCGGTTCAGTTCGGGGGCGGAGTTCGTCTTGAACCTAGTCGAGGAGGATGAAAGAGTTCGTCGCGATCGAGGGTGGTGTTCTGCCCGTGGATGCTAGTCGCGATTCGTCGCACACCACGTCTCGATGTCGACCGAGGCTGACTCTGCGGTGTGGTTGTGTTGTGGTGGTGGATAGTGCTGTGGGGGCTGTCAAAACAGGCTGATCTGGGCCTTGTTGGCGGCGGCGTCGGTGCGTTGTTGGTAGGCGGCGGCGAAGGCGCGTGCGGTTGATTCGGTGCAGCCGATCTCGTGGCCGACTTGCGCCCAGGACAGTCCACTCTCGCGCAGTTGCCAGGCGTCGTGTTCGTCGTCGGTGGTCAGGTGGGCGGCGTGGATGTTCACTGGGCTGCTCCTCGGAGGTTGTCGAGACGCTGGGTGGCGGTGCGTTGTTGGCGACCGAGAGCGACCATGTGCTCGAAGAGCTGGTATTCAGGAAGTTGTTCGGCGGCTTGGGCGAGGGATTCGGCGGCGGCGCGGAAGCTGCGCCGGTAGGCCTGCGAGATGACGGCGCGGGTGTAGTGGTCGAGGGCGATGTGGTCTGCTCCGCGGGTGGTGATGTTCGCGAGGTGGCGGGATCGTTGTCGTCCGTGGTGGCCGGCGAATTTGCCGGTGCGTTCGAGGTCGGCGGCGACCATGGTGGGATCGTGCGGAACACCGGAGCGGACCAGGCCGGCGATGACAGTGTAGAGCTCTCGGTGGACGGGCTGTTGGAAGTCGGCGGGGTCGAGTGCGGCGACAGCACGGTGGGCGGCGTCGGTGGGCGCCCACAGCAGTGCGCACAGGCACAGGACCTCGATGTCGGTGTGGGCGTCGATGCCGAGGTCGGTGGCGTCGATGGGCTCTGCGGGTCCGGCGTCGATGGGCTCTGCGGGTCCGGCGTCGATGGGCTCTGCGGGTCCGGCGTCGGTGGCCTGGGTGTGGACCAGTTCGAGTGCTGCGGTCATGGCGGGTCGGTCCCTTCTGGGTGACACGGGAGGGTGTTTCAGGCCGCGACTGGTAGAGGTGTCGTATTCGAAACGTGCAGTATTCGTTCCGACGATCCCGAGTTCGCCGATGCTTGAGGCGGAATCGCCATCGCTCTCATGTGTGGTCCGGACATAGCAGGTGGGGCGTCAGGATCCATCCGGCTGTAGTGAGCCATTTCTGAACCGGCTCGGACAGGGTGTCGTTCATGGCCTGGTCAGCGAGCGCGCCAGCGAGGATGGGCCCGTCTCCGCAGATGGTGCAGGCGATATCGAATGCAGGCTGCCCGGGTTCGCAATGGCGGCAGTGATTTCGAACGATCAACGTCTCGGGGCTATCCGGATCTTGGTGGAGCCAGTCGACGGCGAGGTCGGCACGTTGGCTTGCGGCTTCCGCGCGGGTTGTCGGTTCGTTCCCGCAGGTGGGGCATGAACGTGATGCCCTCGGGGCAGGATTGGCCGGCCCTGATGTCGTCGACTTGATGGCCTTCACACCAGGCCGTTTGTTCAGGTGCCCGTACACCGTGGTGCGCGGCACTTTCAGCATGTCGGCGATCTGCGCGACGGTGTGTTCCTTGGCGTCGTATAGCCGTTGAGCGAGTTCGATCTGGTCCGGGCTGAGCTTCGAGGGCCGGCCGCCCTTGCGTCCACGGGCGCGGGCGGCGGCGAGTCCGTCGCGGGTATTGGCCACGATCAGCTCGCGCTGGAACTCGGCCAGGACCGACAGCATGCCGAACATGGCGCGGCCTTCGGCGGTTGCGGTGTCGATTCCCTGCTCGAGGACCTTCAAACCGACACCGCGTTCGCGTAGCTCGGCACCGAGGGTGATCAGGTGCAGCACCGAGCGTCCGAGTCGATCGAGTCGCGTGATCACCAGGGTGTCGCCCTCGCGCAGCCGCTGAAGCACCAGATCCAGCTGGGGCCGTGATGCTTTGGCGCCGCCGGAATGTTCGATGTGAATGTTCTTGGCGTCGACGTCGGCCCTGCGCAGGGCGTCGACTTGGTGGTCTGTGTTCTGGTCTGCGCTGGAGACGCGCGCGTAGCCGATCAGCATGTGTCGAAAATACCCTGGCGTGAGGTTTTTCGACATAGATTTTCGACGCGGGTTACCGACGCTTTTCCAGGCGATTTCCGCAGTTCGTAGCAGGTGTCGCATAACCTTCGATTCTCGACAACCTTTGAGTGAAGCGGAGTGCGACTGCGTCCGACCTACAGACTTGCACCCGATCCGTTTGGCGCCCCGGCAATGGGAATGTCACCGGACGGGGCTATCGGGTTCGTGCTGGTCAGCGAGTTTCGGTCAGGGACCCGCTTTCGGGACGAGCCGGTGGGGGTTCGGCTTACGGACGGCAATGCGGATGAAATCATGACTCGAAATTTCGGCGCTCCGCCTCGACGCCGTGGGGTTCGCGGCGAATGTTCTTCCACCCACCAGCAACCTTTTCGGGGTCAGTCCGGGGTGTCGGTGAGGTGGTGGTGCAGTTTGAGTGCGATGTGGAGTGCGGTGGCGCGCCAGCCGTCGTCGAGGGCTTCTGCGCCGAGTAGTTCGCGGATTCGGTTGAGGCGGTAGTACAGGGTCGCGCGGTGGATCGAGAGTGCCTCGCAGGTGGTGTCGACGCGGCGTCCGGCGTCGAGGTAGGCGATGATCGTCTGCCAGTGTTCGGTACTGCCGGTGCGCAGTATCAGCGCGGCGTCCTCGCTGATCTCTTTCACGGTGTCCGCTCGTATGGGCCTGCCGTAGAGCAGACGCCAGGTTCCGAGTTCGTCCCAGCGCCGAAACCCTCTCCGCCCCTTATGCGGTGAGGAGAACGCGGCGGCGAATTCGGCGCGGCGGGTGGACTCTTCCACCTCGGTGGGGGTGTCGGCGGGGGCGGTGCCCGCCGCGGTGACCTCGTAGCCCGCGGAGCGGGCGGTGCGGATCAGGGTCGATTCGAACTCCCCGTTCTCACCGGGGGTGGCGATCTTGGTGACGGTGACCAGCTGGTCGTCGATGTAACGCGCCAGGAAGGGGCGGGTGAACTGGCGCCGGGCCAGCTCCAGCGGGAGGTCTCGCCCGTGACGGTCCGACGGGGTGCGGCTGCGGCGTGGCCGGAGGCTGGCGACGTGCACGACCAGCCCGCCCCGGGTGGTGAGGTAGTCGCGGTCGATCGCCTCCTGGACGGCGGCGTCCGCAGTTTCTCGGGTGAGCGCTGCGGTCAGGATCCGGGCGAGGTCGTCGGCGCGTTCACGGATCTCGGTGTCGTCGGACGCCAGTAGCGGCGCCAGCGCCATCACGGTGCGGTCGGCCTCGGCCATGGCCGCGTCGCTGACCGGTGGCTGGTCGAACAGCCAGAGGTAACCGAGCAGCAGGGCCTCGAACCGGATGGGGAAACAGACCCGCGGGAGCATGCCGTACTCGTCGTTGCGGGGGAGCCGCAGCGGTGTGGTGGAGGTGGCCACGCCGAGGCTGAGCATCCATGGCAGGGGTGGGCGTGGGGGTGCGCGGTCGATGATCGCGGTCACCCGGATCTGGTCGATCGGACCGGTCTGGGCGCTCGCGCACAGCAGCTCGAAGCGGGGGTTGTCGACGGCCACCGACCGGCCCAGCGTGTCGGCCAGGTCGTCGACGAACACCTGGATCTCGCTGAGTCGGCTCGGCGCCTGTCCCTCGACCCTAGACATATGTCGAAGGTACTCGAGACGGGCGGCTAGAGACAACGTGCAGGTCACGGCACCACGATGGGAACCACTGGGACTGCGACCCGGATCACATCGGAGATTTGCGGGTAGACGCAGCAGAGAAGGAGCGCATCGTGGATCAGAGCATTTTCATCCCACTGCAGGCCGCCGGCCTGACGTCGTTGAAGCTGCAGTACGACTGGCGGACCGACCGGCACCGCCTGTATGCGGCGAAGGAATGGGATGCCGATCTGGACTTCGCGGACTACAACCGCAGCTTCCACGCGGAGAGCCTGCTGACCGCGGACGCCGTCTACCTGGGTCATGAGCAGGTCCTCGCCCTCTTCGCCGAGCACGGCCTGACCGACTACCTGAACCAGGTCCTCGAATTGCTGCGTGGTGGCAAACATTTCGGCATCGAGGTCTACTACCACGCAGGCCGGAACATCCGGTTCATGTGTCATCAGCACAGTCGTCGGCAGGGCCTGCGGAACAAGCGGCACGCCACCCTGGCCGGCGGCATCCGCCGCCACCCGCTCGAGGAGCGGGAGCTGGACGTGATCATCGACGGCCTCAACCTCGGCCGGGCGATGAGCTTCAAGAACATCGCCGCCGACCTCAACTTCGGCGGCTGCAAGACCACCGTGCAGATGGACCCCCTCGACCTCGAGGACCTGGAGGCGTTGGGTTTTCTGTCCTTCGCACTCGACCGCTGCCGCACCATGACCGGCCCGGACATGAACTTTCCCACCGCGATGTCCGACGTCATCAACGAGCACTTCTCAATGTCGTTCACCAGCGGCCCCGCCTCCCCGCTCGGGGAGACCGGCAAACCGACCGCGTACGGCACCTACCTCGCCCTGCAGGAGGCCATCCGCTTCCAAGAGGGCACCGGCACGCTGACCGGCAAGACCGTAGCGGTGATGGGCCTCGGTGCGGTCGGCTGGTCGATGGCCGAATACCTGCTCGACGGCGGCGCACGGCTGATCGTCTCCGACATCGACCAGACCCGGGCGGCGGACTTCCTTGCCGCCCACCCCGGTCGCCCGGTCGAATCGGTGCCGGTCGGGGCCATCATCGACGTCGACGCGGACGTGTTCTGCCCGTGCGCGATCGGCGGCATCCTCGACGAGGACACCATCCGGCGGATCACCTTCCGGTACGTCTTCGGGCCGGCCAACAACCAACTCAAGGCCACCACCCAGGACGAGGAGATCCGGCTGGCGAACCTGCTGGCAGAACGGGGCATCCTCTTCCAGACCGAATGGTGGCACAACACCGCCGGCGTGTTGTGCGGCGCCGAGGAATACCTGCGCGGCGCCGACGCGAACACCACCGACCTGATGGCGAAGGTCGAACGCATCGTCCCGGCCAAGACCTGGGCGAACCTCACCCAGGCGAAGGCACTCGGTATCACCCCCACCGAGAACGCATACCGCACCTGCGTCGACACCATCTACCAGCGATAAGAGACCGACATGTCCGAAACCGCCACTCCTGTCCCCGCGCAGATGCACCGCGGGCTGCAGAACCGCCACATCCGGATGATCGGCCTCGGGTCGGCGATCGGCACCGGACTGTTCCTGGTGTCCGGGTCCACCATCCAGACCGCCGGCCCCGCCGTCCTGCTCGCCTATGTGCTCGCCGGTGCGGTGATCTTCCTGATCATGCGGATGCTCGGCGAGATGGCCGTGCACAGCCCGGTCGCCGGATCCTTCAGCGAATACGCCCGCGAGCACTGCGGACCCCTAGTCGGGTTCATCGCCGGCTGGAACTGGTGGATGACCTGCATCGTCGTCAGCATGCTCGAGCTGACCGCGGTCGGCACCTTCATGGACTTCTGGTTCCCCGGGATCCCGCACTGGGTGACCGCCGCCGTCGCCCTGGTCTTGATCACCGGCGTCAACCTCATCCACGTCAGCGCATTCGGGGAGTTCGAATTCTGGTTCACCCTGATCAAGGTCGCCGCTGTGGTCGCGATGATCGTCTTCGGTGTCGCCATCGTCTTCGGCGCCGGCCACTACGACACGGCCGCCCTGAGCAACCTGTGGAACAGCGGCGGATTCGCCCCACACGGAATCACCGGCATCCTGCTGTCCCTGGTCGCGGTCACCTTCACCTTCGGCGGCATCGAATCGCTCGGCACCACCGCCGGCGAGGCCAAGGACCCCGCCCGCAGCATCCCCAAGGCTGTCAACGGCGTCATCGTCCGCATCCTGATCTTCTACGTCGGCGCGATCGGCGTCATGCTGATGATCTGGCCCTGGGCCCGGGTCGGAGTCGACGGCAGCCCGTTCGTGCTGATGCTCGACGGACTCGGCGTCGGCGGCGCCGCGACCCTGCTCAACATCGTGGTGCTCGTCGCCGCCCTGTCGGTGTACAACACCATGGTCTACAGCAACGCCCGTGTCCTGCACGGGATGGCCGCGAAGAAGCAGGCACCGGCCCTGCTCGCCAAGACCAACCACCGCGGTGTGCCGGTCACCGGGATCGTCATCAACTCCGCCATCACCGCGATCGTGGTGCTGCTCAACTACCTCTTCCCCGGTCAGCTGCTGATGATCCTGGTGGCGATCATTCTCTCCGCGGAAATCATCACCTGGAGCACCATCGCGATCAGCCACCTGAGGTTCCGGCGGACCGTCGGAGCCGGCGTGTTCCGGTCCCCGCTGTACCCGTACACCAACTACCTCGTGCTGGCCTACCTCGCCGGTGTGGTGGTCCTGATGACCCAGCTACCGGACTTTCGGGCCGGCGCCATCGCCCTGCCCCTCTGGCTCGCCGGCCTACTCGCCGCCGCCCTGCTCTACCGGAGAATCCGCCGTAACAGGGACCACGCCTCCGCCGACACCGCCGCGGAGGCCGGACGGCCGCTGATCGACCACACCCCCACCTGACCGCTCCGCCGACCGGCGCGGACCGTCCCGACAGCCTCGCGGGACGGTCCGCGACCGGTCTCGCCCTGATCAGGCACGCAAACCACTGCACAGCAACAGAATCGGAGAACACCCATGCCCAACTACGCCCTCACCGCCCAGGAGACCGAGGCCGCGCTCGACCTCGACCAGCTCAAGCAGCTCGTCGGCCTGGTCGAGTACGACGAGAGCACCGATCCGTTCCCGGTCAGCGGCTGGGACGCCATCGTCTTCGTCGTCGGCAACGCCACCCAGACCGCGCACTACTACCAATCCGTGTGGGGCATGGAGCTTGTCGGCTACTCCGGACCGGAGAACGGCAACCGCGACCACAAGGCGTTCGTGCTCAAATCGGGGTCGATTCGCTTCGTCGTCAAGGGCGCCGTAGACCCCACCAGTTCGTTGGTGGCCCATCACGCCGCTCACGGTGACGGCGTGATCGACATCGCCCTCGAAGTCCCCGACGTCGACAAGTGCATCGCTCAGGCCAATCGGGCCGGCGCCACCATCGTCGACGAACCCCGCACGGTCGCGGACGAGCATGGGCAGGTGCGCATCGCCGCGATCGCCACCTACGGGCAGACTCGGCACACCCTCGTCCAACGGGTCGTCGACGGCCACCGCTACCAAGGGCCGTACCTGCCCGGGTACACCGCCGCGCAGAGCACCTACGTCAAACGCGACGGAGCACCCACGCGACTGTTCCAGGCGCTCGACCACATCGTCGGCAACGTCGAGCTCGGCAAGATGGACGAATGGGTCGGCTTCTACAACCGAGTCATGGGCTTTGTGAACATGGCCGAGTTCATCGGCGACGATATCGCCACCGACTACTCCGCCCTGATGTCGAAGGTCGTCGCCAACGGCAACCACCGGGTAAAGTTCCCCCTCAACGAGCCCGCGATCGCCAAGAAGCGCTCCCAGATCGACGAATACCTCGACTTCTACCAAGGCCCCGGCGCCCAGCACCTCGCCCTGGCCACCGGCGACATCCTGCGCACCGTCGACGAACTCCGCAAGGAAGGCGTCGAGTTCCTCTCCACCCCCGATGCCTACTACGAAGATCCGGAACTGCGGGCCCGGATCGGTGAGGTCCGTGTCCCCGTCGAGGAACTGCAGAAGCGGGGCATCCTCGTCGACCGTGACGAGGACGGGTACCTGCTGCAGATCTTCACCCGCCCCCTCGGTGACCGGCCGACGGTGTTCTTCGAGATCATCGAACGCCACGGCTCCCTCGGCTTCGGCAAGGGCAACTTCAAGGCCCTCTTCGAATCCATCGAACGCGAGCAGGACAAACGCGGCAATCTCTGACATCCACCACCGCCAATCCACCGAAAGTGCCGATCAGCTCGGACGATCGGCACCCGGTCATCCACCCGTAGGCGAGGCGGACCGCCTGCGGGTGGAATGCGGAATCCACGATGTCGACCGCACGTCCAGAAACCCATGCCGGAACGAGCTGGCCGGAGGTCCTGCCAGGTGAAGACGTCCGGATCGGGGCGATCAACGGGTATAACGGCCGATGCATGGTGGACTTGTCACCGGAAAGGGATCCGTCAATGGGACCCGGTCGCCTTGTCGAGGGACACTCGTCTGCCGTGTTTCACGGCGGTGATGGCGTCGATGAGGCTAACGTCCTGACCATGCCTATCCGGGTCGGTGTCGCGTCTCTGAGCTGGTTTTCGGGTATGTACCGCCGTCGAGCTACGTCCGCATCGGGAGAGCTATGTCGTGGCACATAGGGATGCTTCCGCCGGAAACACCCGACCTCGGCGCCATCGCGCACGGGCCTGCCATTCTGGCGCGCAGCCAAGGCTTGCAGGTCGGGCTTCGCACGATCATCGCCTACAAGGGTGGGCTCGAAATCGCCGTGATGGTCGTCGCGACCGGCGCGCATGCCGACGTCGCCGAACGCCAGTATAAGGGCGCCGGCCGAGATCGACCCGGTCACCGGACGCCCGAACCCCCACCCGGTCCTGGGGGTGGCCTTCCGGTTCAGTGCTGCCGACGACTCGACCGAGCAACCATTTCCCCGCCGCAGCACCGCCGCACGATCGAAACCCGGCATGTTCCGGCGCGAATTCTTGTACACCACGAGTGAACTTCCTCGCTCGACCCTCCTGCGGTACCTCGTCGCATGGCCGCAGGTCGGGCTTTCCGCCACCACAGTCGAACTCACGCTCCCTGACCCGGATGATCTGCGTCGCCACATCATCCCCATGCCGAACTAAGCGGGTCATCTGGTGTCGTCGGGCTCCGTCAGGACGAGCGTGCCCGGAGGTGACTGCAACTGCAGGTCGAGCAGTTCGGCGACGACCCGGTAGCGCCCAGCCGCAAGCTCCTCGATGTCCGATCCCAGGTTGACCTGGAGGGACATGCGGCCGCCCGGCTCGAGGTCGGGCAGCGGAGGTGCGTGGGCGAAGAGCGTCACGCCGGATCCCAGCCGTTCGCCGTCCGGTCCGAGCACCCACCCGCGGACGGTCATGTGATCGCCGACGTCGTTCCTCCAAACGTGGTCTGAGGTATTGAGTACATCGATCGACAATTCCGGCAGTGTGCCAACCGTGGCGGTCTGCTCGGCTGGCCACCGCAGTTCCAGACCCGCCCGCCGGGCCGCGCAGGGCCGCCGCAGCGGGACCGGGCCGGGATCGGTGCTGACGGTCCAGGCTTCTCCGATCCAGTGCAGGAACACCAGTACCCACCCATTTCGCTGGTGGGGGTGTGGCGCGGCGAAGACGTCTCGTGGGTTGTCGATGAACTCCCAGCTGGGGAAGATCGGTCGCCAACCCTGGCGGGGGAGATCGAGCAGGTCATCAGGAGAGCGAAGGGTGAGCTTGCGGCCACCGATCAGGTCCCACAGCGACGAACCGGGTCCTTCGAGCGCCGCCGGATCGACTTCGAGGGAGCCGAGCTGAACCAGCCCCGGGTCTGACCGGTTCTCTTCGGAATCCGACCTCCTCATCATCGAATTATCGCGCGCTGTCGAACCTTTTGTTCACATGATGCCCGACGAAAGCACGTCACCGGTCAGCGATCCGCTTCCGGTGGGCACCGGCCAGCTCCGAGCCGTGTTGGGTTCCGATTCGTCTCGCTGCAGGTTCCCCGCACCGGGCGCTCTGGCGTAATCGAACCAGATAGCGTGAACTACAAGTAGCCGCCGATCGCAAGGAGCGCCATGCGCAAGCCGCTGTTGTTTGCCGCTGGAACGGTCGTGGTCGCTGGCGTTGCGATAGGCGTGCTCATCAACACCACCTCGCCCGCTCCTGCCCCTCCCTCTGACAAGGACCACAGTTCCGTGACTGACGACCAGAGCGCACCGGAAGACGACTGGGACGAGATCGACCCGGAAGAACCGATTATCGACGGTGACCCGCCTCTGACAGCAGAGGACTACGTCCGCGACTCACAACCTGACTCGCAGACCGCCGATGACGGCATGACCCTGATCCCCGGTACCGCGGTCTCGGGTGAGGGTTGGACCGCGGAGGCGCCCGGATAAGGATCCGCTTACGGCTGCGACACCGTTCGAGTATGAACGGGCAGAACTCCATCGCGGGGAACTGCGTGCGACGGACAGCACGGGTTCGGTAGCGTTCATTGATGGACCTGGTCACTCTCGTTCTCGCGTCACCACGCGGACGATTTTTCTGCGCGAACGTCGCGTACATGTGCAGTACGGACGAGCGAGCCGCCGACCCGTACCGTCCACGAACGCCTGCGGACGTGCTCGAGGTGATCGAGGCAGTCGATGTTCAAGCCATCTCGGGGCTGTCCGAACGGGACCTACTCAACGCTCTCGCGTTCGCGACAGACTGGGCACGGTACTGGCAACCGCCGGACGAGGACGATCTCATGTTCGCCATGCAGGACACCGTGGCGGCTTTACATCCAGTAGCTGCCACCGTTCTGGACTCCCCGCTCACCCGGTGGTGGGCGGAGCCAGTCGACCTCGACAACCAGCGGATGATCGGCCAACTGCATTCGAACGACGAGGAGTGGCCGGAATCGACGCTGCCCTACCGCAGTACTGCTGTCGGCCTCGATCAATGGCGCGACCACGTCCTCGCGATGGAAGCGCGGTTTCGCACTTGGCGCGCAGAACGTCCAGACAACGCCATCAGTGGGGAATGGTGGTCGACACCGTTACCCAGTGCCGCCTTGGAAACCAGCCGGGCACGGGATGACGTGGGCGCACTGGAATTGCTCCTGGAGGAAGACTCGTTCGGCGGGGACGAAGCGCGGGTCTGGCCGGTCACTGTCCGCCGCACACCCCGGGTCTACGAGATCACGAATCCGACGGACTGGGCGCGTTTGGTCGACGCGTATCCCTTGGCCGTCGTCGAGTCCAAGCGCTCCGATTGGTTCCACACCACCGGTGAGTATCACGACTGGTTCATTCCCGACTGGACTGCGGTGGCCGACGACTACGACGCCGTGCACCTCACTTTGCATGGCTACCTGACCACACCCGGCCTCGCAATCCCATTGGCAGACAACAACGGTGCAACTGTCCTGGCCGGGTGGAACCCGGACGCGACGTGGTGGCTGAACAACGACGTCGCTCACGTCGACGACGAGCCCGCCTTGTGGCGATGGTGTGACGATCACTGGGTACGAGCCTGAGCCCCGGAGAAGGATCGTCATCCGGCACGTTCCGGCGTTCGTGGAATCACCACCGGCAGTGATCATCTGACGAGGCCCGACGTAGCACTCTCAACTCGAAGCGAGAAAGGCTAGCTGCCGATGGTGATCGAGATATCGTCCGGTTCGCTGCGGGCTGCGAGGTAGTGGGTCCAGTCGCGGCGGGTGTAGTCCGCCCATTGGGTGGTGGTGTTGATATGCATTCCGAGCAGGTCGGCCACCACGGGTGCGGGCAGCTCGGCGGTGAGGGTGAAGAGGGCGGTGTTTCGGCCGACCCTGGTGGGGATGCCGAGTTTGGTGAGGTAGATGCTGAGCGTGTGGGCGGTGAGGGGCACGCCCGGTGTGGTGGGGCTGGGAAACAGGTAGGGGGCGCGGCCTGGTGGTGCGGCGGTGGCGGTGTCCTGGGCCGACACGAGCAGGTCGGTGACGAGCGCGGCAATTGCCGGGGGTAGCTGTAGCGGATTCCGCGAGAAGGTGAGGAAGGTTGCGCCGCCGCGTTGGGTGACCGCGTCGGTGGTGAGCAGCCGGATGCGGGTGAGCGGAATGCCGTAGAGCAGCACGATCAGCCCTGCGACGCGGACTGTTACCGGGATGGTGGTGTCGGCGAGGAGGCGGCGGATGCGGTCGGTGTGGTTGGCGGTGTCGAGGACTTCGGTGGGAAGCGTGGCGGGTTTCGCGGGCAGGGTGATGTCGTCGTCGATGAGACCGCGTTGGCTCAGCCAGATGATGAAGCCGGTGATGGCGCAGGTTCTGTCGCGGCTGCCGGCGAGCCAGTGTTCGAGGTGGGGTTGATCGAGGTTGTCGATGGTGAGGTGTTGGTCGTCGAGCCAGCGCAGCAGCCGGATCGCGATTCGGATCTTGTTGCGGTCGGAGGCGGCGCTGTGGTCGGTGTATCGGCGGCGGATGGCGCGTCGGCGGGCCCGGCGCAGCACACTCCATTGTGCGTAGGGTCTGATCAGCAATACCTGATGCGGCGGCAGGGTTTCGAGCACCGTGTCGAGCCACGGTTCGAGCCGTCCGAGGGGTTCGAGCCGGTCGGGCAGAATTTCGAGGTGCACCAGGACGGCGCGGAGGTAGTGCAGGGCCGTGGATGGGGCTAGGTCGTCCAGATCGTTGTGGCTGATCGGCTTCGCCAGTGCGCCGAGGTGGCGCAGCAGCGCGGCGGGCTTGGCCCGGTCGAGCCAGCGCAGCGTGGAGTCCGCCCGTTCTTTCCCGGCGAGATGGTCGACCAGCGGTTGCAGTTGGGCCCGCACACCGCCGTGTTCGTCGGCCAGCAGTTCGGTGAGGCGCCGGCGTATCGCACACCGCCGGCAGGTGCGAACGTAGTGCTGGGGTCCTGCTTCTCCGCAGGTGGTGCAGAGATGGTCGACTGCTCGCCCGGCGCAGGGACTGCAGATGGCCAGGCCGGCTGAGTTGGTGCCGGTGAGGACTCGGGTGTTGCCGCAGTTGGCACAGTGCTTCGGTGCCGCCACCGCCTGGCGGTAACAGCGTGCACAGACCGGGCCTCGCGGCCACAACGCCTTCGCCGGCCGAAAGTGTGTGCAGTCGACGCAGTGGTGGTGGACTTCGGGTCGACATCGGCTGCACAGGTCGGCGGCGCCGTCGCGGCCGCGGAGCGCGATCGGTGTGATCCGGCCGCAGCCACCGCATTCGCGTCGGGGGCGTTGGTAGCAGTGCGCGCACAGTGGGCCGTTCGAGTCGTGGGCTTTCGCGGCGGCGTTGCGCCCGCAGGATCCGCAGGTATGAACCGGGCGCGCGCAGGTGCCGCACAGTGGGCGCCCTTCAGGGTCGCGGCGCGAGGGTATTCGCGAGCGTCCGCAGCGGGTGCAGGTTTCGACGCGCTCTGGATCGACCTGGTAGCACTGGCGGCAGATCGGGCCTTCGGGTCGAACGGCGGTGGGGTTGCCCCGGCGGCCGCAGCGGGCGCAGATGGCGGTCTTCTCGCGGGTGACGCACCACTCGCAGCAGCGTCCCTCCGGGGCGAGGCGGATCAGCCGGGGCCACTGTTTCCCGCAGCGGACGCAGCCGGGAAGGGTGACGCGATGTCCGGCCGCGTCCAGGGCGTAGGCGAGGCGGACCAAGCCGATCGGCGCGTGCGGGTCGGGGGCGGTGAGGGCGTCGGGGTGAGCGGCGAGGTGACGGTCGAGGGCGCGTGCCCCGCGCCCATTCCACGATCCGACGTCGGTGAGGATGTGTTGGGCGTGCTGGGCGGTGATGGCCGGGGCCACGGACATAATCGTGCTGACCAGTCGGTGGCGCACGTCGTCGATCGAGTCGTGGGGTGGTCGGGGCGATGTCACTGCTCGGTGGCCGGGCGTCGAATCGT
This genomic interval carries:
- a CDS encoding DnaB-like helicase N-terminal domain-containing protein, with translation MTAALELVHTQATDAGPAEPIDAGPAEPIDAGPAEPIDATDLGIDAHTDIEVLCLCALLWAPTDAAHRAVAALDPADFQQPVHRELYTVIAGLVRSGVPHDPTMVAADLERTGKFAGHHGRQRSRHLANITTRGADHIALDHYTRAVISQAYRRSFRAAAESLAQAAEQLPEYQLFEHMVALGRQQRTATQRLDNLRGAAQ
- a CDS encoding Glu/Leu/Phe/Val dehydrogenase family protein, whose amino-acid sequence is MDQSIFIPLQAAGLTSLKLQYDWRTDRHRLYAAKEWDADLDFADYNRSFHAESLLTADAVYLGHEQVLALFAEHGLTDYLNQVLELLRGGKHFGIEVYYHAGRNIRFMCHQHSRRQGLRNKRHATLAGGIRRHPLEERELDVIIDGLNLGRAMSFKNIAADLNFGGCKTTVQMDPLDLEDLEALGFLSFALDRCRTMTGPDMNFPTAMSDVINEHFSMSFTSGPASPLGETGKPTAYGTYLALQEAIRFQEGTGTLTGKTVAVMGLGAVGWSMAEYLLDGGARLIVSDIDQTRAADFLAAHPGRPVESVPVGAIIDVDADVFCPCAIGGILDEDTIRRITFRYVFGPANNQLKATTQDEEIRLANLLAERGILFQTEWWHNTAGVLCGAEEYLRGADANTTDLMAKVERIVPAKTWANLTQAKALGITPTENAYRTCVDTIYQR
- a CDS encoding PucR family transcriptional regulator; its protein translation is MSRVEGQAPSRLSEIQVFVDDLADTLGRSVAVDNPRFELLCASAQTGPIDQIRVTAIIDRAPPRPPLPWMLSLGVATSTTPLRLPRNDEYGMLPRVCFPIRFEALLLGYLWLFDQPPVSDAAMAEADRTVMALAPLLASDDTEIRERADDLARILTAALTRETADAAVQEAIDRDYLTTRGGLVVHVASLRPRRSRTPSDRHGRDLPLELARRQFTRPFLARYIDDQLVTVTKIATPGENGEFESTLIRTARSAGYEVTAAGTAPADTPTEVEESTRRAEFAAAFSSPHKGRRGFRRWDELGTWRLLYGRPIRADTVKEISEDAALILRTGSTEHWQTIIAYLDAGRRVDTTCEALSIHRATLYYRLNRIRELLGAEALDDGWRATALHIALKLHHHLTDTPD
- a CDS encoding amino acid permease, encoding MSETATPVPAQMHRGLQNRHIRMIGLGSAIGTGLFLVSGSTIQTAGPAVLLAYVLAGAVIFLIMRMLGEMAVHSPVAGSFSEYAREHCGPLVGFIAGWNWWMTCIVVSMLELTAVGTFMDFWFPGIPHWVTAAVALVLITGVNLIHVSAFGEFEFWFTLIKVAAVVAMIVFGVAIVFGAGHYDTAALSNLWNSGGFAPHGITGILLSLVAVTFTFGGIESLGTTAGEAKDPARSIPKAVNGVIVRILIFYVGAIGVMLMIWPWARVGVDGSPFVLMLDGLGVGGAATLLNIVVLVAALSVYNTMVYSNARVLHGMAAKKQAPALLAKTNHRGVPVTGIVINSAITAIVVLLNYLFPGQLLMILVAIILSAEIITWSTIAISHLRFRRTVGAGVFRSPLYPYTNYLVLAYLAGVVVLMTQLPDFRAGAIALPLWLAGLLAAALLYRRIRRNRDHASADTAAEAGRPLIDHTPT
- a CDS encoding recombinase family protein is translated as MLIGYARVSSADQNTDHQVDALRRADVDAKNIHIEHSGGAKASRPQLDLVLQRLREGDTLVITRLDRLGRSVLHLITLGAELRERGVGLKVLEQGIDTATAEGRAMFGMLSVLAEFQRELIVANTRDGLAAARARGRKGGRPSKLSPDQIELAQRLYDAKEHTVAQIADMLKVPRTTVYGHLNKRPGVKAIKSTTSGPANPAPRASRSCPTCGNEPTTRAEAASQRADLAVDWLHQDPDSPETLIVRNHCRHCEPGQPAFDIACTICGDGPILAGALADQAMNDTLSEPVQKWLTTAGWILTPHLLCPDHT